One genomic window of Bradyrhizobium sp. CCGE-LA001 includes the following:
- a CDS encoding MFS transporter: MTITLPAAACEPDPIMSDGLPAAQRRWAIAAIFTALAMASLDTAIANIALPAIAADLHVTPEQSVWVVNVYQIALVATLLPLGALGEIVGHQRIYLGGLILFTIASLFCAVAWSLDSLLVARTLQGLGASGIMSVNTALVRFVYPGRMQGRGFGHNALVVATAFTFGPSIASAILALGPWPWLFAVNIPFGLVAIGIGFAMLPKTPRADHGFDFLGALLAAACLGLFITGIGSAAHNLSPVVVGIELISALALGFILMRRHADHPAPMLPIDLFSRPMFALSAATAVCSFAVQGLAFVSLPFYFEGVLGRSQVETGFFMTPWPLVVGIMAPIAGRLSDRYPVGLLGGIGLVLLGLGMALLAMLPANPAIVDIIWRMVICGMGFGFFQAPNMKAVMGSAPPHRSGSASGIVATARLTGQTTGAALAAACFAFAGHEGATLALALGAGFAALGSVMSFLRLTVK, from the coding sequence ATGACAATCACGTTACCCGCCGCCGCTTGCGAGCCCGATCCTATCATGTCCGACGGCCTGCCGGCCGCGCAGCGGCGCTGGGCGATCGCCGCGATCTTCACGGCGCTCGCGATGGCCTCGCTCGACACTGCGATCGCCAACATCGCCCTGCCCGCCATCGCCGCCGACCTGCATGTCACGCCGGAGCAGTCGGTCTGGGTCGTCAACGTCTACCAGATCGCCCTGGTGGCGACGCTGCTGCCGCTCGGGGCGCTCGGCGAGATCGTCGGGCACCAGCGCATCTATCTCGGCGGCTTGATCCTGTTCACCATCGCCTCGCTGTTCTGCGCGGTGGCGTGGTCGCTCGACAGCCTGCTCGTCGCGCGCACGCTGCAAGGGTTAGGGGCCAGCGGCATCATGAGCGTCAACACGGCGCTGGTGCGCTTCGTCTATCCGGGGCGGATGCAAGGCCGCGGCTTCGGCCACAACGCGCTGGTGGTCGCGACCGCCTTCACCTTCGGTCCCTCGATTGCGTCGGCGATCCTGGCGCTCGGCCCATGGCCGTGGCTGTTCGCCGTCAACATCCCGTTCGGCCTCGTCGCGATCGGGATCGGCTTTGCGATGCTGCCGAAGACGCCGCGCGCCGATCACGGCTTCGACTTTCTCGGCGCGCTTCTTGCTGCGGCCTGCCTCGGCCTGTTCATCACCGGCATCGGCAGCGCCGCGCATAATCTGTCGCCGGTGGTCGTCGGCATCGAGCTGATCTCGGCGCTCGCGCTCGGCTTCATCCTGATGCGCCGGCATGCCGATCATCCGGCGCCGATGCTGCCGATCGACCTGTTCAGCCGGCCGATGTTCGCGCTGTCGGCGGCGACCGCGGTCTGTTCTTTCGCGGTGCAGGGCCTCGCCTTCGTCTCGCTGCCGTTCTACTTCGAGGGCGTCCTCGGGCGCTCGCAGGTCGAGACCGGGTTCTTCATGACGCCATGGCCGCTGGTGGTCGGCATCATGGCGCCGATCGCCGGGCGCCTCTCCGACCGTTACCCGGTCGGCCTGCTCGGCGGCATCGGCCTCGTGCTGCTCGGCCTCGGCATGGCGCTGCTCGCAATGCTGCCGGCCAATCCCGCCATTGTCGACATCATCTGGCGCATGGTGATCTGCGGCATGGGGTTCGGCTTCTTCCAGGCGCCGAACATGAAGGCGGTGATGGGAAGCGCGCCGCCGCATCGCAGCGGCAGCGCCTCCGGCATCGTCGCCACCGCGCGCCTGACCGGCCAGACCACGGGCGCGGCGCTCGCCGCGGCCTGTTTCGCCTTCGCCGGCCATGAGGGCGCAACATTGGCGCTGGCGCTCGGCGCAGGCTTCGCCGCGCTCGGCAGCGTGATGAGCTTCCTGCGGCTTACGGTGAAGTAG
- a CDS encoding B12-binding domain-containing radical SAM protein, with translation MNLPSPCNVLMLYPLFSAESFWTFGESCKVMGVKRPAAPLGLITVAAMLPKSWTVRLIDCNTAPLGDDDLAWADVIFTGGMMPQQADTLRLIELCRAAGKPVVVGGPDPTSSPHLYERADFRVLGEAESVIDDFIAAWESGARSGTFTAPKFQADVTKTPVPRFDLLKFDDYLYLGVQYSRGCPFTCEFCDIIELYGRVPRTKTVDQMFVELETLYNMGYRGHLDFVDDNFIGNKKSLRQFLPQLAEWQRTHGYPFEFSTEASVNLADDPELLDLMGQANFFGIFVGIESPDPATLVAMRKKQNTRRNIAESIHKIYAAGILVTAGFIVGFDNEKVSMADAMIDFIEEAAIPVAMVGLLYALPNTQLTRRLEREGRLHPGHDVAPTIGADQCTAGINFDPVRPLRDILTDYKRVLERVYSPAAYAGRVDRLMTLLDRSRQRHELAEGDIRAKLGAMETVHRVVSALPEARGPLWQTFMNCAKRDTSSARIAVQMIAAYAHLGPFSRKVIAAIDERLAALDEQVPNPVVAAAAAEARHLA, from the coding sequence ATGAACTTGCCAAGCCCCTGCAACGTGTTGATGCTCTATCCGCTGTTCTCGGCGGAGTCCTTCTGGACCTTTGGCGAATCCTGCAAGGTGATGGGCGTCAAGCGCCCGGCCGCTCCCCTGGGCCTGATCACCGTGGCCGCCATGTTGCCCAAGAGCTGGACGGTCCGGCTGATCGACTGCAATACGGCGCCTCTCGGCGACGACGACCTCGCCTGGGCCGATGTCATCTTTACCGGCGGAATGATGCCCCAGCAGGCCGATACCCTGCGCCTGATCGAGCTCTGCCGCGCGGCTGGGAAGCCGGTGGTCGTCGGCGGCCCCGATCCCACCTCGAGCCCCCACCTCTATGAGCGGGCCGACTTCCGGGTGCTCGGCGAGGCCGAGAGCGTGATCGACGACTTCATCGCGGCTTGGGAGAGCGGCGCACGATCCGGCACCTTCACTGCGCCGAAATTCCAGGCCGATGTGACCAAGACGCCGGTGCCGCGTTTCGACCTGCTCAAATTCGACGACTATCTCTATCTCGGCGTGCAGTATTCCCGGGGCTGCCCGTTCACCTGCGAATTCTGCGACATCATCGAGCTCTATGGACGCGTGCCGCGGACCAAGACGGTCGATCAGATGTTCGTGGAGCTCGAGACGCTCTACAACATGGGCTATCGCGGTCATCTCGATTTCGTCGACGACAATTTCATCGGAAACAAGAAGTCGCTGCGGCAGTTCCTGCCCCAACTTGCCGAATGGCAGCGGACCCACGGCTATCCCTTCGAGTTCTCCACCGAAGCCTCGGTCAACCTCGCCGACGATCCGGAGCTTCTGGATCTGATGGGGCAGGCCAATTTCTTCGGCATCTTCGTCGGCATCGAAAGTCCGGATCCGGCGACGCTGGTCGCAATGCGGAAGAAGCAGAACACGCGGCGCAACATCGCCGAGAGCATCCACAAGATCTACGCCGCTGGCATCCTGGTCACCGCGGGCTTCATCGTCGGTTTCGACAATGAGAAGGTCTCGATGGCCGATGCCATGATCGACTTCATCGAGGAGGCGGCGATCCCTGTCGCCATGGTCGGGCTGCTCTATGCCCTGCCGAACACGCAGCTGACGCGCCGCCTGGAGCGCGAAGGCCGGCTCCATCCGGGTCACGATGTGGCCCCGACCATCGGCGCCGATCAGTGCACGGCCGGGATCAACTTCGATCCGGTGCGTCCGCTGCGCGACATCCTGACAGACTACAAGCGCGTGCTGGAGCGCGTCTACAGTCCGGCCGCCTATGCAGGACGCGTCGACCGCCTGATGACGCTGCTCGATCGTTCGCGGCAGCGCCACGAGCTCGCCGAGGGGGACATTCGCGCCAAGCTCGGCGCGATGGAGACCGTGCACCGTGTCGTCTCCGCGCTCCCCGAAGCGCGTGGTCCGCTGTGGCAGACCTTCATGAACTGCGCCAAGCGCGACACGTCGTCGGCGCGCATTGCCGTGCAGATGATCGCGGCCTATGCGCATCTCGGCCCGTTCTCGCGCAAGGTCATCGCGGCCATCGATGAGCGCCTGGCGGCGCTGGACGAGCAGGTGCCAAATCCCGTCGTGGCTGCGGCCGCGGCCGAGGCGCGTCATCTCGCCTGA